The genomic segment gggaGATGGAATAATTATTGCTAATGGGTTTTTGGGGAggaggatgaaaatgttctaaaattagattgtgatggttgcataactgaATACACAAAACCATTGAAGTGTACGCTTaaagtgggtgaattgtatgtGAATTCTGTCTCAGAAAGGTACGTTAAAAACAGAGTAAGTAATGGCCAAGCAAATATGTACCTTAAACTTAGAATTTCTGTTAGGAAAAAATTACGCATATCTTGGGTAAATACTGCAGTCTGTATTCCTATTTTGCTAGtgtgaaaagaaaatgatcaaattacCTACTCTACTTTTCAGAAAGGAGAAGATGAGTATGCCAATGTTGATGCCATTGTTGTATCAGTGGGTGTTGATGAAGAAATTGTTTATGCCAAATCAACTGCCTTACAGGTGAGAAATTTACAGCGGTGTTTAGCCCTGAGAGTCATTGAATCGGCTACTGTACTGTTCAATGTGGTAGCCACTACCCACATTAAATTTTTAACTCCTCAATCCTAAGTCTCAAGTACTCAGCAGTGGCTATCGTTGTAGACAGAGGACATATAGAATATTTCTGTCACAAAAAGTTCAGTGAACAGCACTGATTTAGaacataaggaaaaaagaagtatATAATTTGGGATGGATTTAACTTTAAATAGCAGAAAAACCTCAGTAACAGTGGGTTagacaaaatgtttttttctctcttagtcTTCAGGGACCCAGGTTTTCTTCAGGTCTCCACTCTGCCATCCATAGAGCATAGCCCTTGTGCTCATTTTGCAAAATTTGCTGCAGCTTCACCCTTATAACTGCATtccaagaaaaagaatggagaaagggAATAAAATGGGAGACCGCCTTCCTTTTTTAAGGAGACTTGCTTGAAGTCCCATAGAATACTGCTACTTATAACTTATTGGCCCAAATTTAATCTAATGGTAATCCTTAGCTacaaaaaaagatgggaaatagagtctttgtGCTGAGCATGTGTCCAGCTAAAAATCCTGGGTCTCTTTGAGAGAGAGGAATTGAGTGATTGACAGGCAGCTAGCAATCTTCGGGGGAGCTAGAATGCACAGTTCCCTGAAGGGCTACTGTGTCTCTTGTTTTATGCGTTTCTTTCCTACTAAACAGTAATATACCTACTGTAAACACAAATTATCCAAATGATTTGATGGTCTTTATTATGGAATGTTTCAAACaaatagaagataaaagaaaacattgaacTCCTTGTACCCATTATCCAATAAATTGTCAACTCCTGACCATTCTCCTTTCATTTGAGTCCACATCCAGCTTCCCCCACTCAAAGATTATTTTGAAGTTAATTCCAGAtacattaatttataaatatttctgtgtAAGTACATTCATTTTTTGGTATCTGTATACACTGTTGTCTTTTCCCATAGACATGGCTCTTTGGTTATGAACTAACTGATACTATCATGGTCTTCTGTGATGACAAAATCATCTTTATGGCCAGCAAGAAAAAAGTGGAGTTCTTGAAACAGATTGCCAACACTAAGGGCAATGAGAATGCTAATGGAGCCCCTGCCATCACACTGCTCGTACGAGAAAAGGTCAGAACTAATAAAGACTGTGTCATAAATGCGAAAGAATGTTTAAAAGTGGTAAACAAAAAAGCCTtctaggcatttaaaaaatacaagggGAAGATTTAGCTGTCATTTGTTACTCAGAAAGAAAAGCGTTCAATAGTCCTCTATCAGTTCAGCGGTAAGACAAATGGGTTATGAAATTCTGGTGAGCACTAACTTTATCCATTCTTGAGGGCACTGTCAACTTATTTTCATCTGAGCACCTTAATTAGAACAAATATCCTTAAGGAAAATGTAATCTTTTTGTTATACTGCCCACCTGACAAAGATTTCCTCTCAGAATATTATTCACCTTTGTATTTGAGTTTCTTAGCTGTTCATGAAGAAGAAGAATAGTCTTCTCAGCTTATATGTCATATCGCTTaagcatataaatatatccaaagaaattTTGTGTTACGTTTTGGGTGTATTACAACCTGCCCTAAAGAAGTAGGTAGTCTAGTAGAAGGGGAAGTAGAATTTACTCTTTCTATAGTTTAGAATATTCTCTGCCTAGTATTAGTAGAACATAGATGTCTAATTCTAACAGTAAACCCCTTTTCCTCCCTGTGGCACTGATAGAATGAAAGCAATAAGAGCAGCTTTGATAAAATGATTGAAGCCATTAAAGAAAGCAAGAATGGCAAGAAGATTGGAGTGTTCAGCAAAGACAAATTCCCAGGAGAGTTCATGAAGAGCTGGAATGACTGCCTCAACAAAGAGGGCTTTGACAAAGTAAGAATACTCTTGGAAACAAGCACATTGAGAGTTGAGAAGACAAAATTGTGAACAGCTTCCATAACAGATAGTGCAGAGAATTCGTTTTGGGAAAGCTATATAGTCATtcacatttccatttttcattccctttcGCTGAGCAGTAAGCCagttttccatttcagtcaggaaTGAGGCATTCAGGAGAGAGTTCAGCTACTCCAGAGGAAAACTGAGGAAAATCTCTTTGTCCAAAaaaaactctgtttttcttttctttcctgtctacCTTCCTTCAGCCTTTACGGAAACCTCAAGAGAGAGGCatttgcatttacattttaaatggaacATTAGTTTAATGCCTCTTAGAATACACCAGTGACCTGGAAAAGAGCTCTTTCAGATGTTTATTCAGTCCAAGAAGAGAGCATTTAGATATTCTGCAAACTACTGATGAGTAGTTTGCTAAATAACCGAATATCATCACTGATAATATTTGAATTGGGGGAAGAATGTTTCTTTAGCAATTCTGTATCTGCAGGTTAGAAACTGTTTTATCACTTTGATTGCAGATAGACATCAGTGCAGTTGTGGCCTATACCATTGCTGTAAAGGAGGATGGAGAGCTCAATCTAATGAAGAAAGCAGCCAGCATCACCTCTGAGGTCTTCAACAAATTCTTCAAGGAAAGAGTCATGGAAATAGTTGATGCAGATGAGGTAaatgatggggggaggggtgtcttTTTACCGTTTTAATGAAGCAGAAGTAAGTCCCTCCCATGCAgtgttttttggtgtgtgttaGCTTCCTTTGATACATACGTTGTTGTGTAATTGTGCCAACTCTCTTTCAAAATAACTATAAACTTGCACTATAATTTCTGGAGATTACCCAGTATTTTACTTGAGAATTCCTTGAGTAGCTGTAAATTCCACATATTCTCTGAATTTGCTCTGCATGTACACCAGTATGTTATCTGATGCATAAACCACTTCATAAGACTTCTATAGCATACTATATGATATCAGGATATATGTTGTCTTCAAATGGTAATGTCCAAAAACCCAGCACCCCCTGCCACCCTCTAGTAAGTATCATTTTATTTCTGGGTGTACTTACAGAAAGTTCGACACAGCAAACTGGCTGAGTCTGTGGAAAAGGccatagaagagaaaaaataccTAGCTGGGGCAGACCCTTCTACAGTGGAAATGTGTTACCCTCCTATCATACAAAGTGGTGGCAACTATAACCTCAAGTTCAGTGTGGTGAGGTAAGTATGAGAATTTCAAATTATAACAACAACCAGAGCCTGTTTTTTTTCTTGGACTCATTGGGGAATTCAAAAAAGTAGGAGGAGAAAGAACAACCATTAGCCTGCCTTCTACATTATCTTCTTGTCTTATTCTATgcacatttttatttgatttcacaTAGTTACTCATTTTTCACTTGAGTATTTGACTGTAAGCATTTTCCAGATGATTAAAAATGctggggaaaaaatgcaaaacatgttgaaagaaaataaaatcttactaGATATATCATGATGTAATTCCCCTTCGaatgtttaaaaatactgtaaagaATGCTGTTTGTCCTGGTTGGTTGGATTAATTCATAGTGAATTCATGGTGGACTGGTGGAAAGGTGATGCCTTACCACTGTGCTGTTAGGCtatgataaataaaattcagtataTCTTTTGCATATTTAGGATACAACAAGTTTTTCCTCAATTTTTATCCTAAAAGTTTTGGTCATTAAATTTACTCCAGAACTTTTTATAAACtggtttgtttttcaaaaaaaaaaaagaagtttaggTCATTTTTCCACTTCAGCTTTGGGATGTAGCAGGGAAAGGTAGTGAGTACAGATGTGTATGCTAGAGATACTGAAGATTTTCCTAGTTTGTGTAACAAAATGCTTTCTTCCTTTGGTCTCTAGTGACAAGAATCACATGCATTTTGGGTCCATTACCTGTGCCATGGGTATTCGCTTCAAATCTTACTGCTCCAACCTTGTTCGCACTTTGATGGTTGATCCTTCTCAGGAGGTTCAAGAAAATTACAACTTTTTGCTTCAACTTCAAGAGGAGCTGCTAAAGGAACTAAGACATGGTAAGGTGGCTTAGATAAGGTTTACAATTCATGTAAAATGTAGCATTGATGGGAGTTTTTATCCCTGAGGCTCTTGTACTATAAATAGAATTAGATTTTACTAACCTCCAATCATCCTAGCATTTAGTTCCTCAGTATACTTTTCTTTTATGCAAGAGTGGTTATTTTGGGTTTATACTGATGTGTACAAAAACCTCTCTGACTGGTTAGGCCTCTGTGTCCAGATCTTCACAAAATACCGTGGCCTTATTACTTTTCTTTAGAAACTTCTGAGAAGTAGTTTCTCTCTCAACAGACTGTGTAGTAGTAATCCTATATTGAATGGATACCAGGAATCTTAGTGTAAGAGCAGAACTAACAGCAAGCAACTGCCTACCTCAAAAGCAAAGCACTTCACACCTCTTTTGCCTTGAGACTCTTCACTCCCAGTTGGCTAAGTGGGACTTTATGTTTACCACCTTTAAACTGCTTTGTAAGGCCACTCATGTTTCCCAGAGCTTCCAGACACCATATGATACCTCAGGTCGATCTTGAGAAATCCAGCTGGAAATTATAGTCCTAGGTagttaatgagaataaaaacccCTATGAGGCTACCGTATCTGGATTActctgttttgaaatatttgtatTCATATCCTAGACCCTGAAAAATTAAGTCCGGAGTTCTTCCAGCAGTAATTCACCCATTCAGTAGTCCTGTTTTTTGAATGTGTAATAACTTTAATGTGATGCCGTTTATCAACTCTTAAATTATTTCACAAAGACCAGCTGGGGTTCCACAGTCCCACTGGAGTGATTCTAGAAAGCAGTGTAATTAAAGAATGTCTGGGTGGATTgttctttaaaatgtacatttctaaGCCCTACTACTCCTGCAACTGTATTCCTTATTTTATGCTTTAAGAAACCCTGCTTTAGGGGACTTACTAGGTGAAAAAAATGTTGACTAAAAACGTGATTTGgagtttttttcctgaaagatgCTTTAATGTCCCCTGTCTGTCATGTCATTAGGTGTGAAGATATGTGATGTATATAATACAGTCATGGATGTGGTTAAAAAGCAGAAGCCAGAGCTGCTGAACAAAATTACCAAAAACCTAGGGTAAGATGCTGTGATGTACATTGTCACTCTGAGTCAGTTTTCATAACTGAGAGTCAGGCAGAATATTCTTAGATGATTCATCCAATATTTATGAACTATTAAACTTAATTGTGTGCGAGACACATTATGTTATCAGATAATGTGAGAAATATTTAAGTTCTGCTCCCAGGGATAGGATGGAGATTTTTCCAGACCAATGTAGTAGATGCCAATAGGTGTTACAGCCTTAAATTACAATGTGAAGAGACATTACATACTATATTTCCTTTCTTAGAACACCTCAGCTCACATTTGCAATTTAAGTACTCTGAGATATCCTattgtttaaattcttttttcagtttttatttaatccagtgtttctcaaatgtgTTTGACCATTGAACACCTAGAAATACCTAATAATATCTTATAGAACCAAAGATATTTGAGAAGCAAAAGCTCTAGGCTCTCTCTGTAGATGGAAACTAGTTGGGGTATATCATTGATTTCTGGACTTCTCTGATGGACAAGAGGAAATACATTGACCTATACCAAGTCTTGGCCTAGGTGACTTATGGATCCAGTTatcaatattcttttaaaaattcctcactTAATCCAGTTATTATACATTCTTGGTAATGTGCCCTTTAACAACTCTGCCAAGTTGTTTATAGGAAAACTCCTAACTTGATTTCATGgtagattaaaatttaaatatcagtgaataagatgaaataaagaaGGCTTTTATATAGTGTTACATGCAGTACTTAATTAGGAAGtcatttttgggacttccctggtggtgcagtggttaaaaatccactaatgcaggggacatgggttcaatccctggtccaggaagatcccacatgttgtggagcaactagacTGtgcaccactactactgagcctgtgctctagagcccaggagccacaactactgaaacctacatgcctggagcccgtgctctgcaacaagagaagtcaccacagtgagaagtccacacaccgcaatgaagagtagcccccgcttgctgccaactagagaaagcccatgtgcagcacatgaagacccaatgcagccaataaataaacaatttattttttttaaaaggaagtcaTTTTCAATATATTAACCCAAAGACTCTCCTCAAATCTTCTTCCATAACTGACTGATCAGTAGTGGCAAATCACTCAGCATTTTTGCCTGCCTTATCTTGAAAATTGAAATAGGATATATAGTACTTGACTCAGGTTAGAGGTTTTTTATCCTACTGTTGaagtttctcttcattctttttttaggtTTGGAATGGGCATTGAATTCCGTGAAGGCTCTTTAGTAATTAATAGTAAAAATCAGTACAAACTGAAGAAGGGTGAGTTTTACATGCATACAATAGAAAGACTTTTTAATACTCTCCTTTAGCTTCATCTCCCTTTATTCTGTATAAAATCATCCTTCTCCATCCTTTCACAGTCATTGACTAATTCCTGTTTTGCTCTTTTAGGAATGGTTTTCAGCATCAATTTGGGATTCTCAGACCTGACTaacaaggaagggaagaagccAGAAGAGAAAACATATGCCCTGTTCATTGGTGACACAGTGCTTGTGGATGAGGTGTGTATTGCTTCTTCCACTTTGAGTGGCCatgaactgactttttttttttttaagctctttattggactataattactttacactcttgtaccagcttatgaggtacaccaaagtgagtcagctgtatttatacacatacccccatatcccctccctcctgtgactcccccctaccctccttgtcctggccctctaaggcatcacccatcatcgaattgatctccctttgttatacagcagcttcccactagctcttttatagctggtagtgtatatatgtctgtgctactctctcactttgtcccagcttccccttcaccccccacccccccaaccccgtgtcctccagtccattctctgcatctgcatccttattcttgtcctgtcactgggttcatcagtacctttttttttttctttaagattccgtgtatatgagttagcatacaatatttgtttttctctttctggcttacttcactctgtatgacagactctaggtccatccacctcattacctatagctccatttcattcctttctatggctgagtaatattccattgtatatatataccacatcttctttatccattcatttgctgatggacatttaggttgcttccatgtcctggctattgtaaatagtgctgcaatgaacattatggtacatgtttctttttggattatggttttctctgggtatatgcccagtagtgggattactggatcatatggtagttctatttgtagttttttaaggaacctccaaactgttttccatagtagctgtaccaacttacattcccaccaacagtgcaggagagttcctttttctccacaccctctccaacatttattgtttccagattttttgatgatggccattctgatcggtgtgaggtgatacctcattgtggctttaacttgcatttctctaatgattagtgatgttgagcatcttttcatgtgtttgttggccatctgtatgtcttctttggaaaaatgtctatttaggtcttccacccatttgtgggttgggttatttgcttttttggtagtaAGCtacttgtatgttttggagattaatcctttgtctgttgcttcgttggcaagtattttctcccattctgagggctgccttcttgtcttgtttatggtttcttttgctgttcaaaagcttttaagtttcattaggtcccatttgtttattcttgattttatttccatgattctaggaggtgggtcaaaaaggatcttgctttgatgtatgtcatagtgaaCTGACTTTTGAAGCACATTTTTTACCCTGTggttttttctttacctttttttttttaagttgaagtatagttgatttacaatattgtgttagtttcaggtgtacagcaaagtgattcagttatatatatttttccagattattttccattataagttattataagatgttgaatatagttccctgtgctacatagtagaTCCTTATTTACTGCTTatttattgcttatctattttatgtgggttggtttttttgttttgtttttttgtttttaatcatttaagtGCTAGCTAAGGTGAAGGAGAGATCCCTGTGATAACCTGACTTAATACAGCTAGGAATAGAGATTGTTTAAGCCAAACTCTTTATTACATCATAGCTTGAACTTTGATTATGATAATATCAGAAACTGATTCTAATaatggaactgattttttttaacagctttattgagctacAGTTTACATACCGTACAAttagtgtacaatttagtgatttttagtatattcacagttatGCAACTATCGCTGCCAtctaactttagaacatttttatcacctcagagagaaaccctgtgcccattagcagtcactccccatttccccctggGCCTAGGAAGTGACTTTCTGTCTCTaaggatttgccttttctggacatttggggtcttttgtgactggtttctttcactaagcaGGAACCGATTCGTAATAATAGCCAGTATTTAAGTGTTCTTATTAGAAGCTAAGCACATCTATGCATTAATTCATTGAATCCTTATAATAACCCTATGAAGTAAATACTTTTATCCAAGTATGCAGAttaaaaaaactgaggcacagagaagtataAGTAACTAGCCAAATGTCACAGAGCTAGAAAGTGATTGAGCCAGGTTTCAAATCAAGCCCGTATTCTGAATCATTATCCCAATGTTGCCTCTCAAACTGTAGTTCCTAATGTGTGTTTCGGAAGataactggtttttttttttttttttgataactgGTTTTATTTGTTGGAAGGTAACTGGTTTTATTTGCTGTTAAAAAGTTTTTAGTACCGTAAGGTACAAAGCATGGCCCAGCTATTTACTGGGTTAGAAAGTGAAAGTGTTTCATTTAAATGCCCTTAAGGATGTTTAACTTCCTCCTTGTATTCCAGGATGGCCCAGCGACCGTTCTCACTTCTGTGAAGAAGAAAGTGAAGAATGTGGGGATTTTTCTAAAGGTAGGAAGAAGATAAATGAGTGCCATAGGAAGTTTGATACAGTGAAGAAGATAAACAATATTGGCTAAAATAATTAAGACCTGAATTTctgattatgattttttttcctccccatagaatgaggatgaggaagaagaggaagaggagaaagatgaGGCCGAGGACCTGTTGGGAAGAGGTTCCCGAGCAGCATTGCTTACAGAAAGAACACGAGTAAGTTTACTGTATTAAAACTACTTTGATCTCCTATCTGTCATGGTTCACAGATTCTGATAACTTGGGTTTTCCCTTCTCTAGAATGAGATGACTGCAGAAGAGAAGCGAAGAGCACATCAAAAAGAACTGGCAGCTCAACTCAACGAGGAAGCAAAGAGGCGATTGACTGAACAGAAAGGGGAACAGCAGATTCAGAAGTAAGAGTTTGCATGGAGTAGTAAGATTGTTTCAGGGTTATGTGTAATTTGCAGAAATTTCTCAAAAGCATTTTATTCCCACTCCAGAGCTCGTAAATCTAATGTGTCCTATAAAAACCCATCTTTGATGCCTAAGGAACCACATATTCGGGAAATGAAGATCTATATTGATAAGAAATACGAGACTGTAATAATGCCTGTGTTTGGCATTGCAACGCCTTTTCACATTGCCACAATCAAGGTACTAACGTTGAATCACGCTCCATCcaaacaatttcttaaaataattgtgCTTACCATAGATGAGTATCCTGtattctctctcccactctctgctccttctgacttcctttctctgactttcttTCTCACGCTATTGACTTTCCCCCTCTCCCTAATCTCCTGCTAtcattttcctttccagtttgcaCTTTGGAGAAAGTTAAATGATTTAGAGTAGAAACATAATTTGCCTGTTTCTCTTTgaactttaagaattttttaaccTGTTGTCATAAACGTGGCACAGAGAAAGAACTTTGAGAACTCAGTGATTCTTTTGGCAACACACATTTggtcatataaaaaaataagctaaatatGTAGTTTATTAGTTTTAGATTAAGGATTCCAGGGTAGGTTTAGCAGTCAGCTTAATAACTAGTAACTACCAACTTAATTTTAGCATCTCTATAGCTACTGATCTTTATCTAGGAAAGAAATCTGTTTATTTTGCtaatgcttttcctttctttgaacaGAATATAAGTATGTCCGTGGAAGGAGATTATACTTACTTGCGAATCAACTTCTATTGCCCAGGCAGTGCTCTAGGCAGGAATGAGGGCAACATCTTTCCTAACCCAGAAGCCACTTTTGTCAAGGAAATGTGAGTTCTCAGGAAAACAGCCATCCCCAAATCCCTGTTGGCAGTAGTGCTACCCTCAGAAACATCTTGTTCTCTGTGCTGTGTTCTCCTCCATCCCAGTGAATGCAGCACCTTCCTCAGTGGCACGTGATTAGGATCACCTTGCTAACTTTGtactgttttgtttaaattctcaCGAAGGTATTTTATCCTAACTATACATATTTGGTGATAAAATCTTAAACGTGTGCCACATTGTAGTCTATTCATTCTTGAGGTGGAATAAGATAATTTGGGgaagtgtctttattttttatgctgGATTTGAAATATATGTGTGATTCCCCCACCCAGTAGATTAGCCATTTATAACATTCTCTGTTTGAGAAGAAAGGGAGGTTTTTTCTAGCTTTCCAGACATTGTTTCACCATTCAGTGGTACCTTTTTCTCCTAAAAGATAGTAAGCCAGTTACAAAACATAGTAATGGGTGCAGGTTACCTGGCATGATATAGAAACTTACGTAAGTGCTTCCCCTTTTCTGCAGTACATACCGAGCTTCAAATATGAAGGCACCTGGAGAACAGACAGTACCAGCCTTGAACCTTCAGAATGCTTTCCGAATTATAAAAGAAGTGCAGAAACGTTACAAGACTCgggaagcagaagagaaagagaaggaggtgaGCCTGAACACCAACAAAGCACCTTTGTGCAAAAGGACACATGGGGACTTTGGGGACATGGAAAGATAAGTGAAAATTCATGTTGATCTTCGTTCTGCCTAGGGCATTGTGAAACAAGACTCACTGGTGATCAATCTAAACCGGAGTAATCCCAAACTGAAAGATCTGTACATTCGCCCGAACATTGCCCAAAAGAGGATGCAAGGCTCACTGGAGGCCCATGTCAATGGTATGGATAATCTCTGGTGCCTGGGCTTTGTCTTCGGGGGCACATTTGTAGGGATGACAGATCAGATAATATAGTAGGAcagggaggtgctgggaggaATCTACTTTGACATTGCTGTATggccagaaggaaaggaaagctctATACCTTCTTGGCATTTCCTCTGACCCTGTTCAAATCAGCCAGAAAAGAATTCAGTAACTTTTGGCCTAACCTGATGATGGTCCTTGATACTTAgctgcttcctttcttccccccagGTTTTCGCTTCACGTCTGTCCGAGGAGACAAAGTTGATATCCTGTACAATAACATCAAGCACGCTTTGTTCCAGCCGTGTGACGGGGAAATGATTATTGTGTTGCACTTTCACCTCAAGGTATATCTTTCTATCAACTAGCTGTGAGCTCTTGGGCAAGATCTTTCTATGTCCCTCTTTCCTTTAAAATAGTGGTGAAAAATATCACCTAACACATAAGATCACCAAGAGgattgaataaaataatgcttataAAAGTCCACTGTgccaagaacaaggacacagatgcagagaatggactggagaactcgaggtttgggggggcaggggtgaaggggaagctgagacgaagcgagagagtagcacagacatatatatagtaccaactgttaaatagatagccaatgggaagttgttgtataacaaagggagtccaactcgaggatggaagatgccttagaggactggggtggggagggtgggggggact from the Hippopotamus amphibius kiboko isolate mHipAmp2 chromosome 2, mHipAmp2.hap2, whole genome shotgun sequence genome contains:
- the SUPT16H gene encoding FACT complex subunit SPT16 isoform X1; protein product: MAVTLDKDAYYRRVKRLYSNWRKGEDEYANVDAIVVSVGVDEEIVYAKSTALQTWLFGYELTDTIMVFCDDKIIFMASKKKVEFLKQIANTKGNENANGAPAITLLVREKNESNKSSFDKMIEAIKESKNGKKIGVFSKDKFPGEFMKSWNDCLNKEGFDKIDISAVVAYTIAVKEDGELNLMKKAASITSEVFNKFFKERVMEIVDADEKVRHSKLAESVEKAIEEKKYLAGADPSTVEMCYPPIIQSGGNYNLKFSVVSDKNHMHFGSITCAMGIRFKSYCSNLVRTLMVDPSQEVQENYNFLLQLQEELLKELRHGVKICDVYNTVMDVVKKQKPELLNKITKNLGFGMGIEFREGSLVINSKNQYKLKKGMVFSINLGFSDLTNKEGKKPEEKTYALFIGDTVLVDEDGPATVLTSVKKKVKNVGIFLKNEDEEEEEEEKDEAEDLLGRGSRAALLTERTRNEMTAEEKRRAHQKELAAQLNEEAKRRLTEQKGEQQIQKARKSNVSYKNPSLMPKEPHIREMKIYIDKKYETVIMPVFGIATPFHIATIKNISMSVEGDYTYLRINFYCPGSALGRNEGNIFPNPEATFVKEITYRASNMKAPGEQTVPALNLQNAFRIIKEVQKRYKTREAEEKEKEGIVKQDSLVINLNRSNPKLKDLYIRPNIAQKRMQGSLEAHVNGFRFTSVRGDKVDILYNNIKHALFQPCDGEMIIVLHFHLKNAIMFGKKRHTDVQFYTEVGEITTDLGKHQHMHDRDDLYAEQMEREMRHKLKTAFKNFIEKVEALTKEELEFEVPFRDLGFNGAPYRSTCLLQPTSSALVNATEWPPFVVTLDEVELIHFERVQFHLKNFDMVIVYKDYSKKVTMINAIPVASLDPIKEWLNSCDLKYTEGVQSLNWTKIMKTIVDDPEGFFEQGGWSFLEPEGEGSDAEEGDSESEIEDETFNPSEDDYEEEEEDSDEDYSSEAEESDYSKESLGSEEESGKDWDELEEEARKADRESRYEEEEEQSRSMSRKRKASVHSSGRASNRGSRHSSAPPKKKRK
- the SUPT16H gene encoding FACT complex subunit SPT16 isoform X2, whose translation is MAVTLDKDAYYRRVKRLYSNWRKGEDEYANVDAIVVSVGVDEEIVYAKSTALQTWLFGYELTDTIMVFCDDKIIFMASKKKVEFLKQIANTKGNENANGAPAITLLVREKNESNKSSFDKMIEAIKESKNGKKIGVFSKDKFPGEFMKSWNDCLNKEGFDKIDISAVVAYTIAVKEDGELNLMKKAASITSEVFNKFFKERVMEIVDADEKVRHSKLAESVEKAIEEKKYLAGADPSTVEMCYPPIIQSGGNYNLKFSVVSDKNHMHFGSITCAMGIRFKSYCSNLVRTLMVDPSQEVQENYNFLLQLQEELLKELRHGVKICDVYNTVMDVVKKQKPELLNKITKNLGFGMGIEFREGSLVINSKNQYKLKKGMVFSINLGFSDLTNKEGKKPEEKTYALFIGDTVLVDEDGPATVLTSVKKKVKNVGIFLKNEDEEEEEEEKDEAEDLLGRGSRAALLTERTRNEMTAEEKRRAHQKELAAQLNEEAKRRLTEQKGEQQIQKARKSNVSYKNPSLMPKEPHIREMKIYIDKKYETVIMPVFGIATPFHIATIKNISMSVEGDYTYLRINFYCPGSALGRNEGNIFPNPEATFVKEITYRASNMKAPGEQTVPALNLQNAFRIIKEVQKRYKTREAEEKEKEGIVKQDSLVINLNRSNPKLKDLYIRPNIAQKRMQGSLEAHVNGFRFTSVRGDKVDILYNNIKHALFQPCDGEMIIVLHFHLKNAIMFGKKRHTDVQFYTEVGEITTDLGKHQHMHDRDDLYAEQMEREMRHKLKTAFKNFIEKVEALTKEELEFEVPFRDLGFNGAPYRSTCLLQPTSSALVNATEWPPFVVTLDEVELIHFERVQFHLKNFDMVIVYKDYSKKVTMINAIPVASLDPIKEWLNSCDLKYTEGVQSLNWTKIMKTIVDDPEGFFEQGGWSFLEPEGEIIPRNHWAVKKRVGRIGMNWRKKPEKPTVRVATRKKKNRVEV